A window of the Listeria swaminathanii genome harbors these coding sequences:
- a CDS encoding M3 family oligoendopeptidase: MSKDYALTWDLENIYAGGSGSEELQQTLQEVKADLDSFVANVAEWEVPENLEASAEFLLLVNQNADISKILLTAGSFLECLASADINDTRANELSALIYQYVATLATAEDEWHDKFAQVSDRVWDELMQQNGLSQISFILSEARANRRKKGSKEQEAAINSLAVDGYRGWSDHYDTIVGKLRMHITIDGEEKDVSAGQALNLLNHPDRAVRQAVFKEYTRVWQEESRLFSDTLNHLSGFRLATYEIRKWDNILDEPLAINRLDEQTLKSMWNVIQTNKPTFVRFLDRKANLLGLEKLSFYDVEAPLVFSSEPKKYTYQEGAKFIIEQFNKFSPKMANFAESAFEKGWIEAEDRDNKRPGGFCTDFPVEKESRIFMTYDGAPGTVATLAHELGHAFHSHVIRDEPFENTDYAMNVAETASTFAEMIIADASVKDAKTKEEKITLLEDKIGRSIAFFMNIHARFIFECNFYEARKQGVVSVDRLNSLMEEAQREAYLDALDEYHPQFWASKLHFYIADVPFYNFPYTFGYLFSLGIYHKAQAEGAGYEDKYIALLQDTGSMTTEQLAEKHLGVDLRKADFWEEAVALAAKDVEDFLALTEEYVK; this comes from the coding sequence ATGTCAAAAGATTATGCATTAACATGGGATTTAGAAAATATATATGCTGGCGGCAGCGGTTCTGAAGAATTACAGCAAACGCTTCAAGAGGTAAAAGCTGATTTAGATAGCTTTGTCGCAAATGTCGCTGAATGGGAAGTTCCTGAAAATCTGGAAGCCTCTGCAGAATTTTTACTTCTAGTTAATCAAAACGCAGATATTTCAAAAATTTTACTTACAGCAGGTTCTTTTTTAGAATGCCTTGCTTCCGCTGATATCAATGATACACGCGCAAACGAACTTTCTGCATTAATTTATCAATATGTTGCGACACTTGCAACGGCCGAAGATGAATGGCATGACAAATTTGCACAAGTTTCTGACCGTGTTTGGGACGAATTAATGCAACAAAATGGTTTATCGCAAATTAGCTTTATTTTAAGTGAAGCGCGTGCGAATCGCCGTAAAAAAGGCAGCAAAGAACAAGAAGCGGCAATTAACTCTTTAGCTGTTGATGGTTATCGTGGCTGGTCCGACCATTATGATACAATTGTTGGTAAATTACGCATGCACATTACAATCGACGGAGAAGAAAAAGACGTTTCAGCTGGGCAAGCACTAAACTTATTAAACCATCCAGATCGCGCAGTTCGTCAAGCTGTTTTCAAAGAATATACACGTGTTTGGCAAGAAGAATCTCGTTTATTCAGTGATACATTAAATCATTTATCTGGTTTCCGCTTAGCTACATATGAAATTCGTAAATGGGATAATATTCTGGATGAACCACTTGCGATTAATCGTTTAGATGAACAAACATTGAAATCCATGTGGAATGTTATCCAAACGAATAAACCTACTTTTGTTCGCTTTTTAGATCGAAAAGCAAACTTACTTGGATTGGAAAAGTTAAGTTTTTATGATGTCGAAGCCCCTCTTGTATTTTCAAGTGAACCAAAGAAATATACGTATCAAGAAGGCGCAAAATTTATCATTGAACAATTTAATAAATTTAGCCCGAAAATGGCAAACTTTGCGGAATCTGCTTTTGAAAAAGGTTGGATTGAAGCAGAAGATCGTGATAATAAACGTCCTGGTGGTTTTTGTACCGACTTCCCTGTCGAAAAAGAAAGCCGGATTTTCATGACGTATGACGGCGCTCCTGGAACGGTCGCGACACTTGCTCATGAACTTGGCCACGCTTTCCATTCGCACGTTATTCGCGACGAACCTTTCGAAAACACTGATTATGCCATGAACGTTGCAGAAACAGCTTCAACTTTTGCTGAAATGATTATTGCCGATGCTTCTGTCAAGGATGCCAAAACAAAAGAAGAAAAAATCACGTTACTTGAAGATAAAATTGGTCGTAGCATCGCATTCTTTATGAATATTCATGCGCGCTTTATTTTCGAATGTAACTTCTATGAAGCACGTAAACAAGGTGTTGTTTCAGTTGATAGACTTAATTCCTTGATGGAAGAAGCGCAACGAGAAGCTTACTTGGATGCACTTGACGAATACCATCCACAATTCTGGGCTTCTAAATTACATTTTTATATTGCTGATGTACCGTTTTATAACTTCCCGTATACATTCGGTTACTTGTTCTCGCTTGGTATTTACCATAAAGCACAAGCTGAAGGCGCTGGTTATGAAGATAAGTATATTGCACTCTTACAAGACACTGGTTCAATGACGACGGAACAACTTGCTGAAAAACATCTTGGAGTCGACTTACGTAAAGCTGATTTCTGGGAAGAAGCAGTTGCCCTTGCCGCTAAAGATGTAGAAGATTTCCTTGCTTTAACAGAAGAATACGTAAAATAA
- a CDS encoding 5'-methylthioadenosine/adenosylhomocysteine nucleosidase has translation MTIGIIGAMEEEVELLKNTMPSVEEIVIGGAKFYVGEISGKEVVLLESGIGKVNAALGTTLMADRFKPEVIINTGSAGGMAEGLAVGDVIISDRLAYGDVDVTEFGYTYGQVPRMPAFYQGDAVLLKKAETIYRENFAASENKAVYGLVITNDSFIMRPDQHEIIRTFFPDVKAVEMEAAAIAQVAYQFDIPFLIIRAISDLANQEATISFDEFIHLAAKQSATCIIELLKTI, from the coding sequence ATGACAATTGGTATTATCGGAGCAATGGAAGAAGAAGTGGAACTTTTAAAAAATACCATGCCAAGCGTAGAAGAAATTGTTATCGGTGGCGCTAAATTTTACGTCGGCGAAATTTCTGGCAAAGAAGTCGTGCTTTTAGAATCAGGCATTGGTAAAGTAAATGCAGCGCTTGGAACAACACTTATGGCGGACCGTTTTAAACCAGAAGTAATTATTAATACTGGCTCAGCTGGTGGTATGGCAGAAGGTTTAGCCGTTGGGGATGTTATTATTTCTGATCGCCTAGCATACGGGGACGTTGATGTAACTGAATTTGGCTATACGTATGGTCAAGTACCAAGAATGCCAGCCTTTTACCAAGGGGATGCGGTTCTTCTTAAAAAAGCAGAGACAATTTACCGTGAAAATTTTGCTGCAAGTGAAAATAAAGCGGTCTATGGCCTAGTAATTACAAATGACTCATTCATTATGCGACCTGATCAACATGAAATAATCCGTACTTTTTTCCCAGATGTAAAAGCTGTTGAAATGGAAGCGGCGGCAATCGCGCAAGTTGCGTATCAATTTGATATTCCATTCTTAATTATTCGTGCTATTTCCGATTTAGCTAACCAAGAAGCAACGATTTCTTTTGATGAGTTTATTCACTTAGCTGCGAAACAGTCAGCTACTTGCATCATCGAATTACTAAAAACAATTTAA
- a CDS encoding YrrS family protein has translation MADKRQSNNRRIKQNLVEGSRSQQNTKRKKTNLVLNVLIIVVSLLIIGSLYFVLFKTESDPAQQENKTASSNSKKEDAAKSDKSSEKEKDSSDEKTTETTESDDPNVAKVITKDWKPIGTEQTGDHVNSYSSTSVDWQEKRKAFSAATDIPISNTSLWFVEQGADPATQAIGTLSTKEDPDKAYRVYITWVDGEGWQPTKVEELKTNDKR, from the coding sequence ATGGCAGACAAACGACAATCAAATAACCGTCGCATTAAACAAAATTTGGTCGAAGGATCTCGTTCACAACAAAATACAAAACGAAAAAAGACGAATTTAGTCTTAAATGTTTTAATTATCGTGGTAAGCTTACTTATCATTGGTAGTTTATATTTTGTGCTGTTTAAAACAGAGAGTGACCCCGCACAACAAGAAAACAAAACGGCATCTTCCAATTCAAAAAAAGAAGATGCCGCTAAATCAGATAAATCATCCGAAAAAGAAAAAGACTCTTCCGATGAAAAAACAACGGAAACGACTGAAAGCGATGATCCTAATGTGGCGAAAGTTATTACCAAAGACTGGAAACCAATTGGTACCGAACAAACCGGTGATCATGTGAATTCTTACAGTTCCACAAGTGTAGATTGGCAAGAAAAACGGAAAGCTTTTTCAGCAGCAACGGATATCCCAATCTCGAACACATCTCTTTGGTTCGTAGAGCAAGGGGCGGATCCAGCGACGCAGGCTATTGGAACACTTTCTACTAAAGAAGACCCGGATAAAGCATATCGTGTTTATATCACATGGGTTGACGGTGAAGGATGGCAACCAACCAAAGTAGAAGAACTTAAAACAAACGACAAAAGATAA
- the greA gene encoding transcription elongation factor GreA, which produces MATEKVFPMTLDGKAKLENELQELKTVKRKEVVERIKIARSFGDLSENSEYDSAKDEQAFVEGRITTIENMIRNAQIIDAAEAHNGLVTLGNTVTFIELPDGEEETYTIVGSAEADPFEGKISNDSPIAKGLLGHKEGEEVTIQTPAGDMSVKIEKITAS; this is translated from the coding sequence TTGGCGACAGAAAAAGTATTTCCAATGACCCTAGATGGGAAAGCAAAGTTAGAAAATGAATTACAAGAACTTAAAACAGTAAAACGGAAAGAAGTAGTAGAACGGATTAAAATTGCCCGTAGTTTTGGTGATTTATCTGAGAACTCCGAGTATGATTCCGCAAAAGACGAACAAGCATTTGTTGAAGGTCGTATCACTACGATTGAAAATATGATTCGTAACGCACAAATCATTGATGCTGCAGAAGCGCATAATGGTTTAGTAACACTAGGAAACACAGTTACTTTCATCGAATTACCAGACGGCGAAGAAGAAACTTACACAATCGTAGGTAGCGCAGAAGCAGATCCGTTTGAAGGTAAAATTTCCAATGATTCTCCAATTGCCAAAGGTTTACTTGGCCATAAAGAAGGGGAAGAAGTAACTATCCAAACACCAGCTGGTGACATGAGCGTTAAAATCGAAAAAATCACAGCATCTTAA
- the udk gene encoding uridine kinase codes for MTKKPIVVGVTGGSGSGKTSVTKAICDHFSGHSILMIAQDVYYHDQANISFEDRLKVNYDHPLAFDTDLLISHIAALRRYETIEKPIYDYAKYTRKEEVEIQEPREVIILEGILILEDKRLRDLMDIKVYVDTDDDIRFIRRLLRDMKERGRTMDSVIEQYLSVVKPMHNEFIEPTKKFADIIIPEGGENHVAIDLMTTKIESILQKHV; via the coding sequence ATGACAAAAAAACCAATCGTAGTCGGCGTAACTGGCGGTTCAGGTTCAGGAAAGACTAGCGTAACAAAAGCGATTTGCGACCATTTTAGCGGTCACTCGATTTTGATGATTGCCCAAGACGTCTATTATCACGACCAAGCAAACATTAGTTTTGAAGATAGATTAAAAGTGAACTATGATCATCCGTTAGCCTTTGATACTGATTTACTTATTTCGCATATTGCGGCGCTACGTCGTTATGAAACAATCGAAAAACCAATTTACGACTATGCCAAATATACACGAAAAGAAGAAGTAGAAATCCAAGAACCACGGGAAGTAATCATTTTAGAAGGTATTTTAATTTTAGAAGATAAACGACTTAGAGACTTAATGGATATCAAAGTGTATGTCGATACAGATGACGATATTCGTTTTATTCGTCGGCTGTTACGTGATATGAAAGAACGTGGCCGGACGATGGATTCTGTAATCGAGCAATACCTTTCCGTCGTTAAACCGATGCATAATGAATTCATTGAGCCAACGAAAAAATTTGCCGATATTATCATTCCAGAAGGCGGCGAGAACCACGTAGCAATCGATTTAATGACAACAAAAATTGAATCAATCTTGCAAAAACATGTATAA
- a CDS encoding O-methyltransferase, giving the protein MNDIIHDYLLKHIPKSTPFFEELEAYAAENEVPIMEPDSLYCLLQILDIQKPKRILELGTAIGYSALKMADKLPDVEIITVERDEERYKQAVHNIQRYGAADRVKPLLTDAIEGAEEILAYGPFDAIFIDAAKAQYEKFFHIYTDSLAENGVIYSDNVLFKGLALDMSPEKQRKLRVARKMRHFNDFLVTHPDFDTTTIPLGDGLSISKRKKTGGVS; this is encoded by the coding sequence GTGAATGATATTATTCATGATTATTTATTAAAACATATTCCTAAGAGCACGCCTTTTTTTGAAGAGCTAGAGGCCTATGCTGCGGAAAATGAAGTGCCCATTATGGAGCCAGATTCTTTATATTGCTTATTACAGATTTTGGATATTCAAAAGCCAAAGCGGATATTAGAACTCGGAACAGCAATTGGTTATTCTGCTTTAAAAATGGCAGATAAACTTCCAGATGTAGAAATTATTACTGTTGAACGCGATGAAGAACGATACAAACAAGCCGTACATAATATTCAACGTTACGGAGCTGCTGACAGAGTAAAACCACTCTTAACAGATGCTATTGAAGGCGCAGAAGAAATTTTGGCATACGGTCCGTTTGACGCGATTTTTATTGACGCAGCCAAAGCGCAATACGAGAAATTTTTCCATATTTATACCGATTCTTTAGCTGAAAATGGGGTTATTTACAGTGATAATGTTCTTTTCAAAGGATTAGCGCTGGATATGTCACCAGAAAAACAACGCAAATTACGTGTTGCTAGAAAAATGCGCCATTTTAATGATTTCTTAGTAACACATCCTGATTTTGACACAACTACCATTCCACTCGGGGACGGCTTATCTATTTCCAAAAGAAAGAAAACTGGAGGCGTATCATGA
- the mltG gene encoding endolytic transglycosylase MltG, producing MKNTKGKKITIIISIIILILVIATFSGYYYVKSQLEPKNEASKEKITVEIPAGSSISDISTILEDKKVINNASIFSFYVKYNNDTNLKAGNYELSPAMNTDQIVKKMQEGKTVAPAKLVVPEGYTLDQIADRIVAYQPKLKKADVLKTMDDPTFVASMIKAYPDTVTNDVLNKSIKHPLEGYLYPATYTFKGTDVSAEEIITEMVKATDVNVAKYRDELTKQKMSVHKFLTMSSIIEKEATENVDRKMIASVFYNRLAKDMRLQTDPTVLYALGEHKSKTTYKDLEVESPYNTYKNNGLPPGPISNSGDTSMEAALYPEKSDYLYFLANTKTGKVYFSKTLEEHNKLKEEHITKNN from the coding sequence ATGAAGAATACAAAAGGTAAGAAAATTACAATTATTATTTCTATTATTATTTTAATTCTAGTGATTGCAACTTTTTCAGGCTATTATTATGTAAAATCGCAACTGGAACCCAAAAATGAAGCAAGCAAAGAGAAAATCACCGTAGAAATCCCAGCTGGCTCTAGTATTTCTGATATTTCTACTATTTTAGAAGACAAAAAAGTAATTAACAACGCTTCTATTTTCTCGTTTTATGTAAAATACAATAATGATACGAATTTAAAAGCTGGAAATTACGAATTAAGCCCAGCGATGAACACGGATCAAATCGTTAAGAAAATGCAAGAAGGTAAGACGGTTGCACCTGCGAAATTAGTCGTTCCAGAGGGTTATACACTGGATCAAATTGCAGATAGAATCGTTGCTTACCAACCAAAACTTAAAAAAGCTGATGTGCTTAAAACAATGGATGACCCGACATTTGTTGCGTCCATGATTAAAGCATATCCAGACACAGTAACCAATGATGTTTTAAATAAATCTATTAAACATCCATTAGAAGGTTATCTATACCCAGCCACGTATACATTCAAAGGAACCGATGTATCTGCTGAAGAAATCATTACTGAAATGGTCAAAGCGACAGATGTGAATGTTGCTAAATACCGCGATGAATTAACCAAACAAAAAATGTCGGTACACAAATTCTTAACGATGTCTTCTATTATCGAAAAAGAAGCAACAGAAAACGTAGACCGCAAAATGATTGCTAGCGTTTTTTATAATCGTTTAGCAAAAGATATGCGCTTGCAAACTGATCCAACCGTTCTTTATGCGCTTGGTGAACACAAAAGTAAAACAACCTATAAAGATTTAGAAGTAGAATCGCCATATAACACATACAAAAACAACGGCTTACCACCAGGTCCCATTTCCAATAGTGGCGATACTTCTATGGAAGCTGCTCTTTACCCAGAAAAAAGTGACTACTTGTACTTCTTAGCCAACACGAAAACAGGCAAAGTTTATTTCTCCAAAACATTAGAAGAGCATAATAAACTAAAAGAAGAGCATATTACGAAAAATAATTAA
- a CDS encoding DedA family protein, protein MLHTLIQSLQDFTMWLVDSLGHWGIFLGMLIESVCIPLPSEVIMLFGGFMAEAGKLNFWLVVFAGISGNLVGSLIAYYIGKFGGRVFVLKFGKYIFLNVKHLDKAELWFGRYGARAVFFGRVLPVIRTFISLPAGIAKMNVWKFIVYTILGCIPWNIFLTWLGYSLGSNWSVVEKYTRPISYLMLALVIAIVVYLAYKVWNKRARNAK, encoded by the coding sequence ATGTTACATACTTTAATACAAAGTTTACAAGATTTCACGATGTGGTTAGTCGATTCGCTTGGCCACTGGGGTATTTTCCTTGGAATGCTGATTGAAAGTGTTTGTATTCCACTCCCAAGTGAAGTGATTATGCTATTCGGTGGATTTATGGCTGAGGCTGGAAAACTCAACTTTTGGCTTGTTGTATTTGCTGGTATTTCCGGGAACTTGGTAGGCTCGCTAATTGCCTATTACATCGGGAAATTCGGCGGTAGAGTATTCGTATTAAAATTCGGGAAATATATTTTCTTGAACGTAAAACATCTCGATAAAGCAGAACTTTGGTTTGGTCGTTACGGCGCTCGAGCGGTATTCTTCGGCCGTGTCCTACCAGTTATCCGCACATTTATTTCTTTACCAGCTGGTATCGCAAAAATGAATGTCTGGAAATTTATTGTCTATACGATTTTAGGTTGTATTCCGTGGAACATTTTTCTTACATGGCTTGGTTATTCTTTAGGTTCCAATTGGAGCGTTGTCGAAAAGTATACTCGTCCAATTAGCTATTTAATGCTTGCCTTAGTCATTGCGATTGTGGTCTATCTTGCTTATAAAGTATGGAATAAACGCGCTAGAAATGCAAAATAA
- a CDS encoding DUF1292 domain-containing protein: MAEEHNHNHEEENIIWITNEEGKEEAYEILFDFDSEDFDKSYVLYFPAGKGEDEEIEILASSYIQHEEGKQGELKPVETDEEWDMIEEILATFLADEDEE, encoded by the coding sequence ATGGCAGAAGAACATAACCATAATCATGAAGAAGAAAATATTATTTGGATCACAAACGAAGAAGGAAAAGAAGAAGCATACGAAATTCTTTTTGACTTCGATTCCGAAGACTTTGACAAATCTTACGTTTTATATTTCCCAGCTGGAAAAGGCGAAGACGAAGAAATCGAGATTCTTGCATCTAGTTATATCCAACATGAAGAAGGCAAACAAGGCGAACTTAAACCTGTTGAAACAGACGAAGAATGGGATATGATTGAAGAAATCCTTGCTACATTCCTAGCTGACGAAGACGAAGAATAA
- the ruvX gene encoding Holliday junction resolvase RuvX, with translation MRIMGLDVGSKTVGVAISDPLGWTAQGVETIQIDENRKQFGYDRVKELVLEYEVEKVVVGLPKNMNNTIGPRAESSKIYAEVLEARIGLPVVLWDERLTTSAAERTLIEADVSRKKRKEVIDKLAAVMILQSYLDTTN, from the coding sequence ATGAGAATAATGGGCTTAGATGTCGGCTCAAAAACAGTCGGCGTAGCGATAAGCGATCCACTCGGTTGGACCGCGCAAGGTGTAGAAACAATTCAGATTGACGAGAATAGAAAGCAATTCGGCTATGACCGCGTAAAAGAGCTTGTGCTCGAATACGAAGTGGAAAAAGTCGTAGTTGGTCTTCCTAAGAATATGAATAATACCATAGGACCTCGTGCTGAAAGTTCTAAAATATATGCTGAAGTACTTGAAGCAAGAATCGGTTTGCCGGTTGTACTTTGGGATGAACGCTTAACCACTTCTGCCGCTGAAAGAACTTTGATCGAAGCAGACGTTTCGCGTAAAAAACGAAAAGAAGTAATTGATAAGTTAGCTGCAGTAATGATTTTACAGTCCTATTTGGACACTACTAATTAA
- the reoM gene encoding IreB family regulatory phosphoprotein ReoM, protein MDSKDQTMFYNFGDDSIEEDVKKLMKQVYVALEEKGYNPVNQIVGYLLSGDPAYIPRHKDARSMIRRLERDEIIEELVKAYLKNNEIGEK, encoded by the coding sequence ATGGATTCAAAAGATCAAACAATGTTTTACAACTTCGGCGATGATTCAATTGAGGAAGATGTAAAAAAATTAATGAAACAAGTCTACGTTGCTCTTGAAGAAAAAGGCTATAACCCCGTAAATCAAATCGTTGGCTATTTACTTTCAGGCGATCCTGCTTATATTCCGCGTCACAAGGATGCTAGAAGTATGATACGTCGTTTAGAACGAGATGAAATTATCGAGGAACTTGTCAAAGCGTATCTGAAAAATAACGAAATTGGTGAGAAATGA
- the alaS gene encoding alanine--tRNA ligase: protein MKQLSSAEVRQLFLDFFKEKEHTIEPSAPLVPNNDPTILWINSGVATMKKYFDGSVIPDNPRMANAQKSIRTNDIENVGKTARHHTFFEMLGNFSIGDYFKEGAILFAWEFLTSPKWIGFDPDKLYVTVYPEDEEAKTLWREKIGLSDDHIVEIEDNFWDIGIGPSGPDSEIFYDRGPSFGDDASDPELYPGGENERYLEIWNLVFSQFNHNPDGTYTPLPKQNIDTGMGLERMVSIIQDAPTNFETDLFMPIIREVEQIAGVKYGQKQENDVAFKVIADHIRTVAFAIGDGALPSNEGRGYILRRLLRRAVRYAKVLTINEPFMYKLVPVVGKIMNSFYPEVENQTDFIQKVIRTEEERFHETLNEGLSILETILKNAKDTNEQVIKGADIFKLYDTFGFPVELTEEYAEDHGLKVDHAGFEAEMKEQRDRARSARADVKSMQVQGELLANLTEKSEFVGYNTTEHVSEILYLIQNDTLVDEVAAGDEAQVIFKETPFYAESGGQVADKGTIESETGLAYVEDVQKAPNKQNLHRISVKEGVLKTGDTVKLAVDKVKRRETIKNHTATHLLHRALKDTLGEHVNQAGSLVSPDRLRFDFSHFGQITEEELTKMEEIVNEKIWEQINVVIEEMPIAEAKELGAMALFGEKYGDVVRVVQVGKYSIELCGGVHVRNTADIGLFKIVSETGIGAGTRRIEAVTGKEAYRFVTEQENTLKHAASLLKTTTKETPQKVEQLQADLREVKRENESLLSKLASAASADIFESPEEIGGVKVIAKQVNAKDMNQLRQFVDNWKDKKIGGILVLGAVQGDKVNLISAVSEDAIKAGYHAGKLLKEVATRCGGNGGGRPDMAQAGGKNPAELGTALDYVSTWVKEQQA from the coding sequence ATGAAACAATTATCAAGCGCAGAAGTAAGACAGTTATTTTTAGATTTCTTTAAAGAAAAAGAGCATACCATCGAACCTAGCGCACCACTTGTACCAAATAACGACCCAACCATTCTTTGGATTAACAGCGGAGTAGCAACAATGAAAAAATACTTCGACGGTTCGGTTATTCCAGACAACCCAAGAATGGCTAACGCACAAAAATCCATTCGTACAAACGACATTGAAAACGTTGGTAAAACAGCGCGGCACCATACATTCTTTGAAATGCTAGGAAACTTTTCGATTGGCGATTATTTTAAAGAAGGCGCAATCTTGTTCGCTTGGGAATTCCTAACAAGCCCTAAATGGATTGGCTTTGATCCTGATAAATTATATGTGACTGTTTATCCAGAAGACGAAGAAGCAAAAACATTATGGCGCGAAAAAATTGGTTTAAGTGACGATCACATTGTCGAAATTGAAGATAATTTCTGGGATATCGGTATTGGACCAAGTGGCCCGGATAGCGAAATTTTCTACGACCGCGGACCTTCTTTTGGCGATGACGCTAGCGATCCTGAACTTTATCCTGGTGGAGAAAATGAGCGTTATTTAGAAATTTGGAACTTAGTATTTTCACAGTTTAACCATAATCCAGACGGTACTTACACACCACTTCCTAAACAAAATATTGATACAGGGATGGGCCTAGAACGGATGGTTTCTATCATCCAAGACGCACCAACGAACTTTGAAACAGACTTGTTTATGCCAATTATTCGTGAAGTAGAACAAATTGCTGGCGTGAAATATGGTCAAAAACAAGAAAATGATGTGGCATTCAAAGTAATCGCTGACCACATTCGTACCGTTGCTTTTGCAATTGGTGACGGAGCGCTACCATCAAACGAAGGACGCGGATACATTTTACGTCGTTTACTTCGCCGTGCTGTTCGATATGCAAAAGTCTTAACAATCAACGAACCATTCATGTACAAATTAGTACCAGTTGTTGGGAAAATCATGAATAGTTTCTACCCAGAAGTAGAAAACCAAACAGACTTTATCCAAAAAGTTATTCGTACAGAAGAAGAACGCTTCCATGAAACATTAAACGAAGGCCTATCAATTTTGGAAACTATCCTTAAAAACGCCAAAGATACAAACGAACAAGTGATCAAAGGCGCAGACATTTTCAAATTATATGATACATTCGGTTTCCCTGTGGAATTAACAGAAGAATACGCAGAAGATCATGGTTTAAAAGTCGATCACGCTGGTTTTGAAGCAGAAATGAAAGAACAACGTGACCGTGCTCGTTCTGCAAGAGCAGACGTTAAATCCATGCAAGTCCAAGGAGAACTACTTGCTAATTTAACAGAGAAAAGTGAATTCGTTGGTTATAATACAACAGAACATGTTTCTGAAATCTTGTATTTAATCCAAAATGACACGCTTGTTGACGAAGTAGCAGCTGGAGACGAAGCACAAGTTATCTTCAAAGAAACACCATTTTATGCAGAAAGCGGCGGACAAGTAGCGGACAAAGGAACAATCGAAAGCGAGACTGGTCTTGCTTATGTAGAAGACGTTCAAAAAGCACCAAACAAACAAAACTTGCACCGAATTTCCGTAAAAGAAGGCGTATTAAAAACAGGCGATACAGTGAAACTTGCTGTCGACAAAGTAAAACGTCGTGAAACAATCAAGAACCATACAGCAACCCATCTGTTACACCGTGCATTAAAAGACACATTAGGTGAACACGTTAACCAAGCCGGCTCACTTGTTTCTCCAGACCGCTTACGTTTTGACTTCTCTCACTTCGGTCAAATCACCGAAGAAGAATTAACGAAAATGGAAGAAATCGTCAATGAAAAAATCTGGGAACAAATCAATGTTGTAATTGAAGAAATGCCAATTGCAGAAGCAAAAGAACTTGGCGCTATGGCATTATTTGGCGAAAAATACGGCGATGTTGTTCGTGTCGTTCAAGTAGGTAAATATAGTATTGAGCTTTGTGGTGGTGTCCACGTGCGCAATACTGCAGATATCGGCCTATTTAAAATCGTATCCGAAACAGGTATCGGAGCGGGAACTAGACGTATTGAAGCTGTCACAGGCAAAGAAGCATATCGTTTTGTTACAGAACAAGAAAATACATTAAAACACGCAGCTAGCCTACTAAAAACAACAACAAAAGAAACACCACAAAAAGTAGAACAACTACAAGCTGATTTACGTGAAGTGAAACGTGAAAACGAATCCTTATTAAGCAAATTAGCAAGTGCAGCAAGTGCTGATATTTTTGAATCACCAGAAGAAATCGGCGGGGTCAAAGTGATTGCAAAACAAGTAAATGCAAAAGATATGAACCAATTACGTCAGTTTGTCGATAACTGGAAAGATAAAAAAATTGGCGGAATTCTTGTTCTAGGAGCTGTTCAAGGCGATAAAGTAAACTTAATCTCTGCAGTTTCCGAAGATGCAATCAAAGCCGGCTACCATGCAGGTAAATTACTTAAAGAAGTCGCAACACGATGCGGCGGAAACGGCGGCGGACGTCCTGATATGGCGCAAGCTGGCGGTAAAAATCCAGCAGAACTAGGCACGGCCCTTGATTACGTTTCCACATGGGTAAAAGAACAACAAGCATAA